A single Flavobacterium sp. 1 DNA region contains:
- a CDS encoding alpha-N-arabinofuranosidase, which translates to MKKLFLLVFISVIFQNVFSQNNVTEITIVKTENKTIINKHIYGHFAEHLGKCIYGGLFVGEDSNISNTKGVRNDIIKALKELKVPNLRWPGGCFADTYHWKDGVGPKKGRPGIVNRWWGGVEDNSFGTHEFLDMCEALGTEPYLAGNVGSGSPRELEEWVQYVNYGSGTPMSDLRKKNDKEKSWKVAFWGVGNEMWGCGGNMTPEYYSNLYKQYATFMPNGNGGEKLFRVASGANGEDYHWTEVLMRDIPKGLMEAVALHWYSVMNWEKKGSSTKFDESQYFGTMNSALKMEELVQKHSEIMDKYDQEKKIALVVDEWGGWYDTDEGANGALFQQNTMRDAMIAGVTLNVFNNHADRVRGANLAQIVNVLQAVILTDKEKMVLTPTYHVMKMYNVHQDAVLIPLKIESPKYIFDKKELPAISVSASKDKANLTHISLVNIDLKKENKIKIDLKELGIKNIKGYILSSSKVQDYNTFENPNKISPVVFNKFSIKNDKLEVTIPPFSVVVLEGN; encoded by the coding sequence ATGAAAAAGCTCTTTTTATTGGTCTTTATTTCTGTTATTTTTCAAAATGTTTTCTCGCAAAATAATGTTACAGAGATAACAATTGTCAAAACAGAAAATAAAACCATCATTAATAAACATATTTATGGTCATTTTGCAGAACATCTGGGAAAATGTATTTACGGAGGACTTTTTGTTGGAGAAGACAGTAATATTTCAAATACAAAAGGTGTTCGCAACGATATAATTAAGGCATTGAAAGAGTTAAAAGTCCCTAATCTTCGTTGGCCCGGAGGATGTTTTGCCGATACTTATCATTGGAAAGACGGAGTTGGACCTAAAAAAGGCAGACCAGGTATTGTAAATCGTTGGTGGGGAGGAGTTGAAGACAATAGTTTTGGAACACACGAATTTTTAGATATGTGTGAAGCTCTTGGAACAGAGCCCTATTTGGCAGGAAATGTAGGAAGCGGATCTCCGCGTGAATTAGAAGAATGGGTTCAGTATGTAAATTATGGATCAGGCACTCCAATGTCTGATTTAAGAAAGAAAAATGATAAAGAAAAATCTTGGAAAGTTGCTTTTTGGGGAGTAGGGAATGAAATGTGGGGATGTGGAGGAAATATGACTCCGGAATATTATTCTAATTTATATAAGCAATATGCAACTTTTATGCCAAATGGAAATGGTGGCGAAAAGCTATTTAGGGTTGCCTCGGGTGCAAATGGAGAGGATTATCATTGGACAGAAGTTTTAATGCGGGATATTCCTAAAGGATTAATGGAAGCTGTTGCCTTACACTGGTATTCAGTTATGAATTGGGAAAAAAAAGGATCATCTACAAAATTTGATGAAAGTCAGTATTTTGGAACAATGAATTCGGCTCTTAAAATGGAAGAGTTAGTTCAAAAGCATAGTGAAATCATGGATAAATATGATCAGGAAAAGAAAATTGCTTTGGTAGTTGATGAGTGGGGAGGATGGTATGATACCGATGAAGGAGCTAATGGTGCTTTATTTCAACAAAATACGATGAGGGACGCCATGATTGCAGGAGTGACATTGAATGTGTTTAATAATCATGCGGACAGAGTGAGGGGAGCAAATTTGGCTCAAATAGTTAACGTTTTACAAGCAGTAATTTTGACTGATAAAGAAAAAATGGTACTTACTCCCACTTATCACGTAATGAAAATGTATAATGTACATCAGGACGCTGTACTTATCCCTTTAAAAATCGAATCTCCAAAATATATTTTTGATAAAAAAGAATTACCGGCGATTTCTGTTTCAGCTTCAAAAGATAAAGCAAATTTAACTCATATTTCACTTGTGAATATTGATTTAAAAAAAGAAAATAAAATTAAAATCGATTTAAAAGAGCTAGGAATCAAAAATATTAAAGGATACATATTGTCTTCATCGAAAGTTCAGGACTATAATACTTTTGAAAATCCAAACAAGATATCTCCTGTTGTTTTTAATAAATTTTCGATAAAAAATGATAAATTAGAAGTAACAATTCCACCCTTTTCTGTAGTGGTTTTGGAAGGGAATTAA
- a CDS encoding AraC family transcriptional regulator produces the protein MSKNTFKYSFSLLHIDYVKLNSEWNFNNVISPYYRLYYIDEGMGSISNSSDKLILEPGYLYLIPSFTICNLNCEKYLSQYFIQFFEESPDGISLFNQNRNVMKLPATEIDIILIKQMLQGNPRRGINRSNNPKIYEKEAYYKEYQSLNNEIKTHLKFENQGILLQLISRFLNSKGFKINNSQSVPSKILDTMSYVQLNLSENLTVAQLAQRVNQNQDYFSKQFLIHTGQRPLNYIHEKKIERAQYLIATTNKSFLEIALDTGFSNLPHFSKIFKQIVSLTPGEYRHQNNKLYM, from the coding sequence ATGTCAAAAAATACTTTCAAATATTCGTTTTCGCTGTTACACATTGATTATGTAAAACTTAACAGCGAATGGAATTTTAACAATGTAATTAGTCCTTATTATCGACTGTATTACATTGATGAAGGAATGGGATCTATTTCAAATAGTTCGGATAAATTAATTTTAGAACCCGGTTACTTATATCTTATTCCGAGTTTTACCATTTGCAATTTGAATTGTGAAAAATATTTGAGTCAATATTTCATTCAGTTTTTTGAGGAATCACCTGATGGAATTTCGTTGTTTAACCAGAATAGAAATGTAATGAAATTGCCCGCTACTGAAATCGACATTATTCTTATCAAACAAATGCTACAAGGCAATCCCAGAAGAGGAATTAACAGATCCAATAATCCCAAAATTTATGAAAAGGAAGCTTATTATAAGGAATATCAGTCACTTAATAATGAAATAAAAACGCATCTTAAATTTGAAAATCAAGGAATTCTTCTTCAGTTGATTTCCAGATTTTTGAATTCAAAAGGTTTCAAAATAAACAATTCACAATCAGTACCTTCCAAAATTTTGGATACAATGAGTTATGTGCAGCTTAACTTAAGTGAGAATCTTACTGTTGCACAATTAGCCCAAAGAGTCAATCAAAATCAAGATTATTTTTCGAAACAATTTTTGATTCATACCGGTCAAAGACCCTTAAACTATATTCATGAAAAAAAGATAGAAAGAGCACAATACCTTATTGCAACAACAAATAAAAGTTTTCTAGAAATTGCCTTAGATACTGGTTTTTCTAATTTGCCTCACTTTTCTAAAATATTCAAACAAATAGTGAGTCTGACTCCAGGAGAATATCGCCATCAGAATAATAAACTTTACATGTAA
- a CDS encoding TIM-barrel domain-containing protein — protein sequence MKRIKILFILLMPMLCIGQVVKDYKKYIDKVIITLDKGQLYLSPLTENSVRVQYGLEMKSNLPELVFTSKVKVPDFKVSESSSLIEITMSKMTVVVDKKSGALSYRNYKDKVFLSEKPDGRIFKQSSVQGEPCYIAEQGFSTLPDEYLFGTGQFQDGYLNIKGLPRRLTQVNTQISIPFVMSSKGYGLLWHNYGLTDFNPADSIVNLKATGTSGETVTVDVTTTNGNQKETRQDGVFVGDFTIKDNAEYAILLDVGQKMARKWQLTIDGNEVLNFKNHWLPPTTSTLVKLTAGKHEIMVTGEKNDLPVVYYRKVTNETVFRSPVADKLDYVVFAGNSDEVISSYRNLTGKAPLMPIWSLGYIHCRERFKTQDELLENARAFRIKKMPMDLIVQDWQYWGKYGWNSMKFDEELFPDPSVMVKELHQMNMRLMLSVWSKIDKGSELGKEFDKKKYYIPNTEWVDFFNPDAANYYWKNFSEKLLKPYDIDAWWQDATEPENDDLVNRKINKGTIPGEQMRNVYPMYVTKTVYEGSRKDAPDKRVFILTRSGFSGQQRYAAAVWTGDIGNDWETLRRQLTAGLNYSITGLPWWTFDAGGFFRPGESQYTDTKFHERFLRWFQFATFCPLQRVHGYQTNTEFWRYGENVEAESLKYLNFRYRLMPYIYSQAADITFKNGTLMRPLIMDFANDTKALQQKYQYMFGSAFLVAPVVSEGVENWDVYLPENQSGWFNFWTGKQYKGGQTVKTAASLSTIPLYVKSGSIIPMDEKIQYTNEKPAENLEIRVYTGADGKFELYEDEGVNYNYEKGAFSIIPFEWNEQKQTLTIGKRKGGVFNGLIENRVFNVVWVDESNGVGIENGKTNISVKYNGNSIAIGRK from the coding sequence ATGAAACGAATAAAGATTTTATTTATTCTTCTTATGCCAATGCTTTGTATTGGACAGGTAGTAAAAGACTATAAAAAGTACATTGATAAAGTAATTATAACCCTTGATAAAGGTCAACTTTATTTGAGTCCTTTAACTGAAAATAGCGTAAGAGTTCAGTATGGTTTGGAAATGAAAAGTAATTTGCCCGAGTTGGTTTTTACTTCAAAAGTTAAAGTGCCTGATTTTAAGGTTTCAGAGTCCAGTTCACTCATTGAAATTACTATGTCAAAAATGACTGTTGTAGTAGATAAAAAAAGTGGAGCATTGTCTTATCGCAATTATAAGGACAAGGTTTTTTTAAGCGAAAAACCTGATGGTCGTATTTTTAAACAAAGTTCAGTACAAGGAGAACCATGTTATATTGCTGAACAAGGTTTTAGTACTTTACCCGACGAATATCTTTTTGGTACAGGTCAGTTTCAGGACGGATATTTGAATATTAAAGGATTACCCAGGAGATTAACCCAAGTAAATACACAAATCTCTATTCCATTTGTTATGTCAAGCAAAGGATATGGTTTGCTATGGCACAATTATGGACTTACTGATTTTAACCCTGCTGATTCTATTGTAAATTTAAAGGCTACAGGTACAAGTGGAGAAACCGTTACTGTTGATGTCACTACTACCAACGGAAATCAAAAGGAAACTCGCCAAGACGGTGTATTTGTTGGAGATTTTACAATTAAAGATAATGCTGAATATGCTATCCTGCTCGATGTGGGTCAAAAAATGGCCAGAAAATGGCAATTGACAATTGATGGTAACGAGGTTCTTAATTTTAAAAACCATTGGTTACCGCCAACAACCAGCACATTGGTTAAATTGACAGCAGGAAAACACGAGATTATGGTTACCGGAGAAAAAAATGATCTCCCAGTAGTATATTATCGCAAAGTAACGAATGAAACTGTCTTTAGATCTCCGGTTGCTGACAAGCTGGATTATGTTGTTTTTGCCGGAAATTCAGATGAGGTTATTTCAAGCTATCGCAATCTGACAGGAAAGGCTCCGCTTATGCCAATATGGTCATTAGGTTATATTCATTGCCGTGAGCGCTTTAAAACCCAAGATGAACTACTTGAGAATGCCAGAGCATTCAGAATCAAAAAAATGCCAATGGATTTAATTGTTCAGGATTGGCAATATTGGGGGAAATACGGTTGGAATTCGATGAAATTTGATGAAGAGCTGTTTCCTGATCCGTCTGTAATGGTAAAAGAATTACATCAAATGAATATGCGGTTGATGCTTTCCGTTTGGTCCAAAATTGATAAAGGAAGTGAACTTGGTAAAGAATTTGATAAAAAAAAGTACTATATCCCAAATACCGAATGGGTTGACTTTTTTAATCCTGATGCTGCAAATTATTATTGGAAGAATTTTAGCGAAAAGCTCTTAAAGCCTTATGATATTGATGCCTGGTGGCAGGATGCTACTGAACCGGAAAATGATGATTTGGTAAATAGAAAAATAAATAAAGGAACAATTCCCGGAGAGCAAATGCGAAATGTTTATCCGATGTACGTAACAAAAACGGTATACGAGGGTTCCCGCAAGGATGCTCCGGACAAAAGAGTTTTTATTCTTACCCGAAGTGGATTCTCAGGCCAGCAGCGTTACGCAGCAGCAGTTTGGACTGGAGATATAGGTAACGACTGGGAAACTCTACGTCGACAACTAACAGCTGGATTAAATTATTCCATAACAGGATTGCCTTGGTGGACTTTTGATGCAGGAGGTTTTTTCCGTCCTGGAGAAAGTCAATACACAGATACTAAATTTCACGAACGTTTTTTAAGATGGTTTCAGTTTGCCACATTCTGCCCTTTGCAAAGAGTGCACGGATATCAAACGAATACCGAATTCTGGAGATACGGTGAAAATGTAGAAGCGGAATCTTTAAAATATTTAAACTTCCGTTATCGTCTAATGCCATATATTTATTCACAAGCAGCGGACATAACATTTAAAAACGGCACCTTGATGCGTCCACTGATAATGGATTTTGCAAATGATACAAAAGCACTTCAGCAAAAGTATCAGTATATGTTTGGATCTGCCTTTCTTGTTGCTCCTGTTGTTTCAGAAGGCGTGGAGAACTGGGATGTTTACTTGCCGGAAAATCAATCGGGATGGTTTAATTTTTGGACAGGAAAACAATATAAAGGCGGGCAAACAGTAAAAACAGCTGCGTCTCTTTCAACCATTCCGCTATATGTAAAATCGGGCTCTATAATTCCAATGGATGAGAAAATACAGTACACAAACGAAAAACCTGCTGAAAATCTTGAGATTAGAGTATATACAGGTGCTGATGGCAAGTTTGAACTTTATGAAGATGAAGGCGTAAATTACAACTATGAGAAAGGAGCTTTTTCTATCATACCTTTTGAATGGAATGAACAAAAACAAACGCTTACAATAGGAAAGCGAAAAGGTGGAGTTTTTAATGGATTAATTGAAAACCGAGTATTTAATGTTGTTTGGGTTGACGAATCAAACGGTGTTGGTATCGAAAACGGAAAAACAAATATTTCGGTAAAATATAATGGAAATAGTATTGCTATTGGAAGAAAATAA
- a CDS encoding alpha-L-fucosidase has product MDRRNALKLGVSALAGLYLSPLLGQSHILNIPAFKGPFEPTWDSLEKYQVPDWFRDAKFGMWAHWGPQCEPEAGDWYARGMYQEDSWQYKYHVEKYGHPSKFGFKDVINVWKADNWNPEELVNLYKDSGAKYFMAMANHHDNLDLYDSKYQPNWNSTKMGPKKDIIGGWEKAARKAGLPFAVSVHAAHAWNWFDTSQGTDKNGSLAGVPYDGKLTKADGAGTWWEGLDPQELYAQNHSLSTKPSDKSSVHSQWDWADGASIPSSAYSEKFHDRTIDLIDKYNPDLIYFDDTALPLWPISDAGLRIAAHLYNKSLEKNKTVQTVITGKILDEQQRKAIVWDIEKGQSNSIEPLPWQTDTCIGNWHYDRGVYNDKRYKSAKTVIHTLIDAVSKNGNLMLNIPVRGDGSIDELERQIVKEIGVWMKLNSKSIYGTRPWKIFGEGPQLGSAGALTAQGFNEGKGKPFTSEDIRFVQKDKILYATVMAWPENGTAIIKSLGKSSPHHTEKIRQIRLVSTGEKLKFKQNSDALEVYFPNQKQEASYANALEII; this is encoded by the coding sequence ATGGACAGAAGAAATGCTTTAAAACTGGGTGTGTCGGCTCTAGCGGGACTTTATTTATCTCCTTTGTTAGGACAATCTCATATACTTAATATTCCTGCTTTCAAAGGACCTTTCGAACCTACATGGGATTCGCTTGAAAAATACCAAGTTCCTGATTGGTTTCGTGATGCCAAATTTGGAATGTGGGCACATTGGGGACCTCAATGTGAACCAGAAGCCGGCGATTGGTATGCAAGAGGAATGTATCAGGAAGATTCTTGGCAATATAAATATCATGTTGAAAAATATGGTCATCCTTCAAAATTTGGTTTTAAAGATGTAATCAATGTTTGGAAAGCCGACAACTGGAATCCAGAAGAGCTGGTCAATTTATATAAAGATTCCGGAGCCAAATATTTTATGGCCATGGCAAACCATCATGATAATTTGGATCTGTATGACAGTAAGTATCAGCCTAATTGGAATTCGACAAAAATGGGTCCAAAAAAAGATATTATTGGAGGTTGGGAAAAAGCAGCCCGTAAAGCAGGATTGCCTTTTGCGGTAAGTGTTCATGCGGCTCATGCCTGGAATTGGTTTGATACTTCTCAGGGCACTGATAAAAACGGATCTTTAGCTGGAGTGCCTTATGATGGAAAATTGACTAAGGCAGATGGTGCAGGGACTTGGTGGGAAGGTTTAGACCCTCAGGAATTGTATGCACAAAATCATTCATTAAGTACAAAACCTTCAGATAAGTCATCTGTACACAGTCAATGGGATTGGGCAGACGGTGCTTCCATACCATCTTCAGCTTATTCTGAAAAATTTCATGACAGAACAATTGATCTGATAGATAAATACAATCCGGATTTGATTTATTTTGACGATACTGCATTACCACTTTGGCCAATTAGCGATGCCGGTTTGCGTATAGCGGCACATTTGTATAATAAAAGTCTCGAAAAAAACAAAACAGTCCAGACAGTAATTACCGGTAAAATATTAGATGAGCAGCAACGAAAAGCCATAGTTTGGGATATCGAAAAAGGACAGAGTAACAGCATAGAGCCTTTGCCATGGCAAACCGATACCTGTATCGGCAACTGGCACTATGACCGTGGCGTTTACAATGATAAGCGTTACAAATCGGCCAAAACAGTTATTCATACCCTGATAGATGCAGTAAGTAAAAATGGGAATTTAATGTTGAACATTCCGGTAAGAGGGGATGGAAGTATTGATGAATTAGAGCGTCAAATTGTAAAAGAAATTGGCGTTTGGATGAAATTAAACAGCAAAAGTATTTATGGTACTCGCCCTTGGAAAATATTTGGCGAAGGGCCTCAATTAGGAAGTGCTGGAGCTTTAACCGCTCAGGGTTTTAACGAAGGAAAAGGAAAGCCTTTTACATCAGAAGATATTCGTTTTGTGCAAAAAGACAAAATACTTTATGCAACGGTAATGGCCTGGCCGGAAAATGGTACTGCAATTATTAAAAGTTTAGGGAAATCATCTCCACATCATACAGAGAAAATAAGACAAATTAGATTAGTCAGTACAGGTGAAAAACTGAAATTCAAACAGAATTCAGATGCTCTTGAAGTATATTTTCCAAATCAAAAACAGGAAGCTTCTTATGCGAATGCCTTGGAAATCATCTAA
- a CDS encoding L-rhamnose mutarotase: protein MNSKKICYACDLVDNPELIELYKQYHSQGSAWPEITKSIKDSGIIDMEIYILANRLFMIMEVDESYSPERKQMMDVANPKVQEWEKLMWQFQQAPPGAKEDEKWILMERIYKLQ, encoded by the coding sequence ATGAACTCTAAAAAAATATGTTACGCCTGCGATTTAGTTGATAATCCAGAGCTAATAGAACTATACAAACAGTATCATTCTCAGGGAAGCGCTTGGCCTGAAATCACTAAAAGTATCAAAGATTCAGGTATTATAGATATGGAAATTTACATTCTAGCCAACAGATTGTTTATGATTATGGAAGTAGACGAAAGTTATAGTCCTGAACGCAAGCAGATGATGGATGTTGCCAATCCAAAAGTTCAGGAATGGGAAAAATTAATGTGGCAATTTCAACAAGCGCCTCCAGGGGCAAAAGAAGACGAAAAATGGATACTAATGGAACGGATTTATAAACTGCAATAA
- a CDS encoding helix-turn-helix domain-containing protein: MNHKKSVSTIYRKVSKRKIPVNKLGKRIYFYRHELMKWIKSGRVKIYLEIQSDIKKI; encoded by the coding sequence TTGAACCATAAAAAATCGGTATCAACAATCTATCGTAAAGTAAGCAAAAGAAAAATTCCAGTTAATAAACTAGGCAAACGCATTTATTTTTACAGGCATGAGTTGATGAAATGGATTAAGTCCGGTCGGGTAAAAATTTATTTAGAAATCCAAAGCGATATTAAAAAAATATAA